The Phyllopteryx taeniolatus isolate TA_2022b chromosome 7, UOR_Ptae_1.2, whole genome shotgun sequence genome has a segment encoding these proteins:
- the lpp gene encoding lipoma-preferred partner isoform X4, with translation MCSKPIMERILRATGKAYHPHCFTCVVCKRSLDGVPFTVDASNHIHCIHDFHKKFAPRCCVCSEPIMPAPGQEETVRIVALDRDFHVHCYRCEDCGCLLSEGDNQGCYPLDGHVLCKNCNTGRIQALSAKATTDL, from the exons ATGTGCAGCAAGCCCATCATGGAGCGCATCTTGAGGGCCACGGGCAAGGCCTACCACCCTCACTGCTTCACCTGCGTGGTCTGCAAACGCAGTCTGGACGGCGTGCCCTTCACCGTCGACGCCTCCAACCACATCCACTGCATACACGACTTCCACAA AAAGTTTGCGCCGCGCTGCTGCGTGTGTTCTGAACCCATCATGCCCGCTCCCGGTCAGGAGGAGACGGTTCGCATCGTGGCTCTGGACAGAGACTTCCACGTCCACTGTTACCGCTGTGAG GACTGCGGCTGTCTGCTGTCTGAGGGTGACAACCAGGGCTGCTACCCTCTGGATGGACACGTCCTGTGCAAGAACTGTAACACGGGACGCATCCAGGCGCTCTCCGCCAAGGCCACCACTGACCTCTGA